AACTCCCATGGCGATACGCGCCGCCCCCTGTCCCGCCATGTGGGCGGCGAGGTCACGATCATGGAACAGGAAGTCCTCCACCCGGTGGGGGATGTCGACATCGTAGGTGTGCTGCAGCGTCTGCTGCAGGCGGTTGAGCACCACGGGGCCTCAGTGGCGAAGGGTGGGGGGCGTGGCGGTCAGCGGCGGCAGGGTGGTGGGCTCCCGGCCCCAGCGGGCCACCAGCCGTTCCAGCTCCGGCGATGCCTGGTCCGGGGCGCCGCGACCACCGAGGTCCGACAGCAGGTGCACGAAGGCCTGGAAGCTGGATGCGAGTTCGCTGAAGGGGCTGTGACCCGCCAGCCCCGCTCCGTGGGCGAGATCATGGTCGAGGAAATTGTAGGCGTTGCTGCCCATGGCGATGTAGTAGTCCACGCCCACCACCCGGCGCTCCAGGTAACCCGGGAACAAGCCCGCCACGAACAGGGCCACGTCGCCGAGGCGCTGGAGAAAGGCCTTGCGCTCGCGGATGGAGTCGGTCTCCAGGGCCTGACGGTAGAGATCCGCCAGGGCCGGCAGGTGGGTGCGTTCGCCGTCGAAATCGAAGAGCCGGCGCGCATCGCCGTAGCTGGTGAGCAACTCGGCCACATAGCGCACCGTGACGGGTTGGGGCGTCAACCGCCGGTCCCGGGCGGCCACGGCGAGGGAACGGTAGAAATAGTTGGTGAGGGAGTGGCCGTCTCTGGTAACCCCGGTGGCATCGATCATGGAGAGTTCTCCGCGAGAGGTCTGACTTAACTAAATAGCCAGATCCTCCGCGGGCGTCAAGAAGTAACTGAAATCATTAGCACTTTTTTAGTGGTGCTGCTAATCCTCGAGTAGCACACGGGGCGGCCAAAACAACCTCGGAAGTGCCAACCCGCCCGCGTTTCCCGGGCTAGCGGATTCCGGCCACGCGGTGTTTGGCCTTCATGAACTCGCGATGGGGGACGTGAATGAGTTCCGCCACGTTGCGCACAAGATGTTCCTCGTACTTGTCGAGACGGCCGTCGGCATAGGCGACGCGCCACAGCAGCTCCACCACCTCCACCTTCTCGTGGGGCTCGAAATGCTCGTTGATGAGGGATGTGAACTGAAACAGGGACGTGGCCTCTTCGGCTTCCGCCTCGGCCAGGGCCAGCAGCTCCGCCGTCTCCCCGGCGCCGAGGTCGAAGGTATCCCGCACCAGCATCTCCACGTGTTGCCGTTCCTCCTCGCTGACCTTGAAATCCGCCCGGCTCATCTCGAACAGCAGCGCAGCGGTGGCCAGCCGGCGGCCGTGGCGGGCTCGGTCCTCGTTCTTGTCGTGGCTCTCGGGGAGGATGCGCGATTCGAAGAGTTCTCTGATGGCGGACAGCATGGGCGGTACGGGTGAGTAATCAGTTGAGGGCGTGGCGTGGCACGTAGACGCCGTCGCTGATGCCCTGGAAATAACGGTCGATCTCCGGATGAACCACCGGTTCACCGGCCTCGTCGAGCTCCAGGTTACGCTCGGCCACATAGGTCTGGTGTTCGCCGCCGTGGACCAGCACGTGGTACCACGGGGCCTCCTTGGGGGGGCGGGAGCGAGCCACCTGTTCGTACCAGTCGTCGCTGCCGTTGAAGGTGGGGTCCACGTCGATGATGACGCCGCGGTACTCGAACAGGCGATGCTGAACCACCTGGCCGACGCTGAATTGTGCCTTGGTCTGCATCATGAAGCGTACTCTAAGGGATGATGGACATCATTTGTCCCCGAAGACGCCATGGTATCCATTTCCGGTGCCCATGCAATCATAGGTGAAACCATCCATCCCGGGCCCCGGGCGAGTTATCATCCGTTCCGCGGCCCCGCATCCAACGATTTTCCCATGATCCTCCGGCAGTGAAGTTCTACATCCGCACCATCGGCTGCAAGCTCAACCAGTTGGACTCCGCGCGGGTCACCGCGGCCCTGTGCGCGGCCGGTCACGAGCTGGCGGCGCGGGAGGAGGAGGCCGAGATGGTGGTGGTGAACTCCTGTACCGTCACCGCCAACTCCGACCGCAAGTCCCGCCAGGCCGCCAACGGCGCGGTACGGCGAGGCGTGGAGACGGTGGTGATGGGCTGCGGGCCGCGCGCGCGTCCCGGGCCTTGGGCCGCGGCCCTGCCCCACAGCCGGGTGTTCGAGGAAGAGGAGGACCTGCTGGCCCACTTCGGCGCCGACCCGGAGTCCGCCCCCTTTCCCGTGACCTCCCGCACACGCCTGCCGGTGGCCATCCAGAACGGCTG
The Gammaproteobacteria bacterium DNA segment above includes these coding regions:
- a CDS encoding TerB family tellurite resistance protein, whose product is MLSAIRELFESRILPESHDKNEDRARHGRRLATAALLFEMSRADFKVSEEERQHVEMLVRDTFDLGAGETAELLALAEAEAEEATSLFQFTSLINEHFEPHEKVEVVELLWRVAYADGRLDKYEEHLVRNVAELIHVPHREFMKAKHRVAGIR
- the hspQ gene encoding heat shock protein HspQ gives rise to the protein MQTKAQFSVGQVVQHRLFEYRGVIIDVDPTFNGSDDWYEQVARSRPPKEAPWYHVLVHGGEHQTYVAERNLELDEAGEPVVHPEIDRYFQGISDGVYVPRHALN